The Bacteroidota bacterium genome includes a region encoding these proteins:
- a CDS encoding HAMP domain-containing protein: MKIKTKLTLGVGLLFLLIILLSLVGVRNINALKQDTEYILVANYNSVEYARYMLSSLEDNTTESLKVFEEHLHKQEKNITEIGEQAITQEVRNNFDNYKKNTLDSTLRSSIRKGIFTLMDLNMQAIQRKSEIAKTTAKNAMIWIPVTGTLCFLIAFTLLINLPSSIANPIKELTQSTKEIAANNYSQRVHFQSNSEFGELAKSFNTMAVKLEEYNNSNLAKLMMEKTRIETLINNMHDPVIGLDENLKIIFVNEEATKIIGIDQQRLMGHSAQELAVHNDLIRELIKDLIVEGSPINNKITPIKIYANNKEGYFDKEILHISITPTGEEKKRLIGHVIVLRNITEYKELDYAKTNFIATVSHEFKTPISAIKMSLQLLENKQIGILNNEQINLVESIKEDTNRLLKITGELLNMTQVESGNIQLSILPADAKEIITYAVSANKVPLEQKRIKLETDYGQDIPLIQADAEKTSWVLTNLLSNAIRYSHENSSIFIKLMHIDKKLKISITDTGQGISPQYKNKIFDRYFRIPGSNETGTGLGLAISKEFMEAQGGAIEVESELGAGSTFTITLNTM; the protein is encoded by the coding sequence ATGAAAATTAAAACGAAACTGACATTAGGTGTAGGGTTATTATTCCTATTAATCATACTTTTAAGTTTAGTTGGAGTAAGAAATATAAATGCGCTGAAACAAGATACCGAATACATTCTAGTTGCTAACTACAACTCTGTTGAATATGCAAGGTACATGCTAAGTTCATTGGAGGATAATACAACAGAATCGCTTAAGGTATTTGAGGAGCACCTCCACAAACAGGAAAAAAATATCACCGAAATCGGAGAACAGGCTATAACTCAGGAAGTAAGAAATAATTTCGATAATTATAAAAAAAACACATTGGATTCCACCTTGCGATCAAGTATCAGAAAAGGTATATTTACTTTAATGGATTTGAACATGCAGGCAATTCAACGCAAAAGTGAAATTGCAAAAACCACTGCAAAAAATGCGATGATATGGATACCTGTTACGGGAACGCTGTGTTTTTTAATCGCCTTCACTTTATTGATCAATTTGCCTTCCTCTATTGCCAATCCCATTAAGGAACTTACTCAGAGCACTAAAGAAATTGCTGCAAATAATTACTCACAAAGAGTACATTTTCAAAGTAACAGTGAGTTTGGAGAGTTAGCCAAATCGTTTAATACCATGGCTGTTAAACTGGAGGAATATAACAACAGTAATTTAGCGAAGTTGATGATGGAGAAAACACGAATTGAAACGCTTATTAACAATATGCACGACCCTGTAATTGGACTCGATGAAAACCTTAAAATTATATTTGTTAATGAAGAAGCAACTAAAATTATTGGAATTGATCAACAACGGCTTATGGGACATTCTGCACAGGAGTTGGCCGTACACAACGATCTCATACGAGAACTCATAAAGGATCTAATTGTTGAAGGATCACCTATTAATAATAAAATAACCCCAATTAAGATCTACGCAAATAATAAAGAAGGATATTTTGACAAGGAAATATTACATATCTCCATAACACCAACCGGCGAGGAGAAAAAACGACTTATAGGGCATGTAATTGTGCTCCGGAATATTACTGAATATAAAGAACTGGATTATGCAAAAACAAATTTTATAGCGACAGTTTCACATGAATTTAAAACACCAATATCTGCAATTAAAATGAGCTTGCAATTATTAGAAAACAAACAAATAGGTATACTTAATAATGAACAAATAAATTTAGTAGAAAGCATAAAGGAAGATACAAATAGACTTTTGAAAATAACCGGTGAATTATTGAATATGACACAGGTGGAAAGCGGAAACATTCAGCTTTCCATTTTACCCGCTGATGCCAAAGAGATCATAACCTATGCAGTTAGTGCAAATAAGGTTCCACTCGAACAAAAACGCATTAAATTAGAAACGGATTATGGTCAGGATATACCTTTAATTCAGGCAGATGCAGAAAAAACTTCCTGGGTACTTACCAATTTACTTTCCAATGCAATTCGATACTCGCATGAAAACTCATCGATATTTATAAAACTGATGCATATAGATAAAAAACTAAAAATATCAATTACCGATACCGGTCAGGGAATATCTCCTCAGTATAAAAACAAAATATTCGATCGCTATTTCCGCATCCCCGGATCAAATGAAACCGGCACCGGATTAGGTTTAGCAATAAGTAAAGAATTTATGGAAGCACAAGGCGGAGCAATTGAGGTAGAAAGTGAACTTGGGGCAGGAAGCACCTTTACAATTACCTTGAATACGATGTAG
- a CDS encoding sensor protein KdpD, with product MNEKDKTVQHFLDLIKKSRKGKFKIYIGMSAGVGKSYRMLQEAHSLLKNGIDVKIGFIETHNRKETEALLEGLPVIPRRKLFYKGKELEELDVQAIINLRPEVVIIDELAHTNIEGSKNEKRWQDVNEILNAGINVISAVNIQHIESLNDEIKSITGVEVKERIPDSVLALADEVVNIDLTADELIGRLKEGKIYHAEKIETALNNFFKSEHILQLRELALKEVASQVERKVETEVTKTNSIKHERFLACISSNDKTAKNVIRKTARLANYYHSRWYVLYVQTPKESAAKIALDKQRHLINNFKLATELGAEIIKVESSTVAKAIISLAGERNITTICIGKPHLNLVKIIMATNIFNQLLKELSLNNIDLVILS from the coding sequence ATGAATGAAAAGGATAAAACGGTTCAACATTTTCTTGATCTTATAAAAAAATCCCGAAAAGGAAAATTTAAGATCTATATTGGCATGAGTGCCGGTGTTGGGAAGTCGTACCGCATGTTGCAGGAAGCACATTCCTTATTAAAAAACGGGATAGATGTTAAAATAGGATTTATTGAAACGCATAACAGAAAAGAAACAGAAGCATTATTGGAGGGATTACCGGTAATTCCGCGCCGAAAATTATTTTATAAAGGAAAAGAGTTGGAAGAATTGGACGTTCAGGCTATTATAAATTTAAGGCCGGAAGTTGTGATAATAGATGAACTTGCACATACCAATATTGAAGGTAGCAAAAATGAGAAACGATGGCAGGATGTGAATGAAATATTAAATGCTGGTATCAACGTTATTTCAGCTGTTAATATTCAGCATATTGAGAGTTTAAATGATGAAATTAAATCGATAACCGGTGTTGAAGTTAAAGAACGAATTCCCGACAGTGTTTTAGCGCTTGCAGATGAAGTGGTAAATATAGATCTAACCGCGGATGAGTTGATAGGAAGATTAAAGGAAGGAAAAATATATCACGCTGAAAAAATTGAAACTGCTTTAAACAATTTCTTTAAAAGTGAACATATTTTACAACTACGGGAATTGGCTTTGAAAGAAGTTGCTTCACAGGTGGAAAGGAAAGTAGAAACTGAAGTTACAAAAACAAACTCCATTAAACACGAACGTTTTTTAGCCTGCATAAGCAGCAACGACAAAACGGCCAAAAATGTGATCAGAAAAACCGCAAGATTAGCGAATTATTACCATAGCAGGTGGTACGTATTATATGTTCAAACCCCAAAAGAAAGCGCTGCCAAAATAGCTTTGGATAAACAAAGACATCTGATTAATAATTTCAAATTAGCCACTGAACTCGGTGCCGAAATAATTAAAGTGGAAAGTTCCACTGTTGCAAAAGCAATAATTTCACTGGCCGGAGAAAGAAATATCACTACCATTTGTATAGGAAAGCCCCATTTGAATCTGGTAAAAATAATAATGGCCACAAACATATTTAATCAACTATTAAAAGAACTTTCGTTAAATAATATTGACCTTGTAATACTCTCATAA
- a CDS encoding porin → MNLNGSFNTEVDKILTNTSTDSLGTTNSEEDDSDPLTISGYLETYYSYDFGKPGNHMKPPFFYSFSRHNEVNLNFGYIKLAYNKSNVRGNLALMTGVYANTNLAAEPGVLKNIYEANAGIKISKSKNIWLDAGIFSSHIGFESAIGKDCWNLTRSLSAENSPYYESGVKISYTSNNEKWMLSGLILNGWQRIQRVDGNNLPAFGHQLVYKPSSKITLNSSSFVGSDTPDSSRQMRYFHDFYGIFQIHEKFGLTIGFDNGLQQTSKGSSDYNAWFSPVIITKYSATDNLSISLRGEYYNDENGVIIYTGSENGFQTAGLSLNLDYLISENTVWRIEFRGLSSKDEIFILNDEPSNMNYFATTSLAISL, encoded by the coding sequence ATGAATTTGAACGGATCATTCAATACAGAGGTTGACAAAATTTTAACCAATACAAGTACTGATTCACTGGGAACTACAAACTCAGAAGAGGATGATTCAGATCCATTAACAATTTCAGGTTATCTGGAAACCTATTACAGTTATGATTTTGGGAAACCGGGAAATCATATGAAACCTCCATTTTTCTACAGTTTTTCGCGACACAATGAAGTGAATTTAAATTTTGGTTATATAAAATTGGCTTATAACAAATCAAATGTAAGAGGAAATCTTGCATTAATGACAGGCGTTTATGCCAATACGAATCTCGCGGCAGAACCAGGTGTATTAAAAAACATCTACGAGGCAAATGCGGGAATAAAAATATCGAAATCGAAAAATATATGGCTTGATGCAGGTATTTTTTCTTCCCATATAGGTTTTGAAAGCGCAATTGGAAAAGACTGTTGGAATTTAACAAGAAGTTTATCAGCAGAAAACTCTCCATATTATGAAAGTGGAGTAAAAATTTCCTATACCAGCAATAACGAAAAATGGATGCTGAGTGGTTTAATATTAAATGGCTGGCAAAGGATTCAACGTGTAGATGGAAATAATTTACCTGCCTTCGGACATCAATTAGTTTACAAACCAAGTTCAAAAATTACCTTAAACAGCAGTTCGTTCGTGGGAAGTGATACTCCGGATTCAAGCAGACAAATGCGTTACTTTCATGATTTTTACGGAATATTTCAAATTCATGAAAAATTCGGATTGACAATAGGTTTTGACAATGGACTTCAACAAACTTCCAAAGGATCGAGCGATTATAACGCCTGGTTTTCACCTGTGATCATTACAAAATATTCAGCCACTGATAATTTAAGTATTTCCTTAAGGGGAGAATATTATAACGACGAGAATGGAGTGATCATTTATACAGGTAGTGAAAACGGTTTTCAAACTGCCGGTTTATCATTAAATTTGGATTATTTAATTAGTGAAAATACTGTTTGGCGAATTGAATTCAGAGGTTTAAGCAGTAAAGATGAAATCTTTATCTTAAATGATGAGCCAAGCAATATGAATTATTTTGCAACAACATCACTTGCAATTTCTTTATAA
- a CDS encoding K(+)-transporting ATPase subunit C encodes MKSNILAAIKLTSVCLVFFMVVYPLVLFGIAQLSPNNGKGKVIEQDGKIYYSNIGQTFTDDKYFYSRPSAVGYNAAGSGGSNKGPSNPQYLEEVQARIDTFLVHNPGINRSEIPSDLVTASGSGLDPNISVAAANVQVKRIALVRNLQEADLYTLIENNTEKPLFGVFGTEKINVLKLNLELDNLK; translated from the coding sequence ATGAAATCTAATATATTAGCGGCAATTAAACTTACATCCGTTTGTCTGGTTTTCTTCATGGTCGTATATCCTTTAGTATTATTTGGAATAGCACAATTATCACCAAATAACGGAAAAGGAAAAGTAATAGAACAAGACGGTAAAATCTATTACAGCAATATTGGTCAAACCTTTACCGATGATAAATATTTTTATTCACGACCTTCTGCCGTGGGTTATAATGCTGCAGGTTCAGGTGGAAGCAATAAAGGTCCAAGTAATCCACAATACCTGGAGGAAGTTCAGGCAAGAATTGATACCTTTCTGGTGCATAATCCCGGTATCAATAGATCAGAGATCCCATCCGATCTGGTAACAGCGAGTGGAAGCGGACTTGATCCCAATATATCGGTTGCAGCGGCCAATGTGCAGGTTAAACGAATAGCATTGGTAAGAAATTTACAGGAAGCTGATTTGTATACTTTAATTGAAAATAATACAGAAAAGCCATTGTTCGGAGTATTCGGAACAGAAAAAATAAATGTACTTAAACTAAATCTCGAGTTAGATAATTTAAAATAA
- the kdpB gene encoding potassium-transporting ATPase subunit KdpB, which produces MTKSNNSLFQKDLMRSAFKQSFVKLNPVILFRNPVMFTVEIGTAVMFAVCIWTLAGEKSQGSFSYNLTVFIVLLLTLLFANFAESIAEARGKAQADSLRKTREETPAKLPDGKIISSSNLKKGDIFICEAGDIIATDGEIIEGLATIDESAITGESAPVIREAGGDKSSVTGGTKVLSDKIVVKVTTEPGESFLDKMIALVEGASRQKTPNEIALTILLAGFTLVFIIVTITLKPFADYANTPITIAAFISLFVCLIPTTIGGLLSAIGIAGMDRALRANVITKSGKAVETAGDIDVLLLDKTGTITIGNRKATHFYPLSGVDEKHFIKCVTLGSMSDDTPEGKSIIELAGVNPLSYNISSPRFIKFTAETRTSGVDYENTRIRKGASDAITNLSEKVGNIVPEEIKERVKIISSNGGTPLVVSENEKVIGVIELQDIIKPGIKERFERLRKMGIKTVMVTGDNPLTAKFIAEKAGVDDFIAEAKPEDKMNYIKKEQAEGRLVAMMGDGTNDAPALAQADVGVAMNSGTQAAKEAGNMVDLDNDPTKLIEIVEIGKQLLMTRGTLTTFSIANDVAKYFAIIPALFIVAIPALQGLNIMNLSSPESAILSAIIFNAIIIPMLIPLALKGVAYKPIGASALLRRNLLIFGAGGVIIPFIGIKLIDILVSFII; this is translated from the coding sequence ATGACAAAGTCAAATAATTCCTTATTTCAAAAAGATTTGATGCGCAGTGCATTTAAACAATCTTTTGTGAAACTAAATCCTGTTATTTTATTTCGTAATCCGGTAATGTTTACGGTAGAGATCGGGACTGCGGTAATGTTTGCAGTTTGTATCTGGACATTGGCGGGAGAAAAATCACAAGGCAGTTTTTCGTATAATCTTACAGTTTTTATAGTTCTTTTATTAACCTTACTATTTGCAAATTTTGCAGAATCCATTGCAGAAGCAAGAGGAAAAGCACAAGCTGATTCACTTAGGAAAACGCGTGAAGAAACTCCCGCAAAATTACCCGACGGAAAAATAATTTCTTCTTCAAACTTAAAAAAAGGTGATATTTTCATTTGTGAGGCAGGAGATATTATTGCTACTGATGGTGAAATAATTGAAGGACTTGCAACTATAGATGAAAGTGCAATTACCGGTGAAAGTGCTCCTGTAATCAGAGAGGCAGGTGGAGATAAAAGTTCTGTTACAGGTGGAACCAAGGTGTTATCGGATAAAATTGTCGTTAAGGTAACTACTGAACCCGGAGAAAGTTTTTTAGATAAGATGATAGCTCTTGTGGAAGGTGCAAGTCGCCAAAAAACTCCTAATGAGATCGCATTAACTATATTATTAGCAGGATTCACTCTTGTATTTATTATAGTTACAATTACATTAAAACCCTTTGCTGATTATGCAAATACTCCAATTACTATTGCTGCTTTTATATCCTTGTTTGTATGTTTAATACCAACAACTATAGGTGGTTTACTTTCTGCAATTGGTATTGCGGGAATGGATAGAGCTTTAAGAGCAAATGTAATTACCAAAAGCGGAAAAGCAGTGGAAACAGCAGGAGATATTGATGTTCTATTATTGGATAAAACAGGAACAATTACCATAGGTAATCGCAAAGCCACTCATTTTTATCCTCTTTCGGGAGTTGATGAAAAACATTTTATCAAATGTGTTACGTTGGGTTCCATGAGTGATGATACTCCTGAGGGGAAATCAATTATCGAATTAGCTGGAGTAAATCCATTAAGTTATAATATTTCGTCACCCAGATTTATCAAATTTACTGCTGAAACTAGAACTTCAGGTGTAGATTATGAAAATACCCGAATCAGAAAAGGTGCTTCCGATGCAATTACCAATTTATCGGAAAAGGTTGGAAATATAGTTCCTGAAGAAATAAAAGAAAGAGTAAAAATAATTTCGAGCAATGGGGGAACTCCTTTGGTAGTTTCTGAAAATGAAAAAGTGATCGGAGTAATTGAATTACAGGATATTATTAAACCAGGAATAAAAGAACGTTTTGAGCGTTTGCGGAAAATGGGAATTAAAACTGTTATGGTCACCGGCGACAATCCTCTTACAGCAAAATTCATAGCGGAAAAAGCGGGTGTGGATGATTTTATTGCCGAAGCAAAACCGGAAGATAAAATGAATTATATCAAAAAAGAACAAGCCGAGGGCAGATTAGTTGCCATGATGGGAGATGGCACCAATGATGCTCCTGCACTGGCTCAAGCCGATGTTGGAGTGGCTATGAACAGTGGAACACAGGCCGCAAAAGAAGCAGGAAATATGGTGGACCTTGATAATGATCCCACCAAATTAATTGAGATAGTGGAAATTGGAAAACAATTATTAATGACACGCGGAACATTAACCACTTTTAGTATCGCAAATGATGTTGCAAAATATTTTGCAATAATTCCGGCATTGTTCATTGTTGCAATTCCCGCTTTACAAGGATTAAATATTATGAATCTTAGCAGTCCGGAAAGTGCAATACTTTCGGCAATAATATTCAACGCAATAATAATCCCAATGTTAATTCCGCTTGCATTAAAAGGTGTTGCATATAAACCTATTGGTGCCAGTGCATTACTCCGAAGAAATTTATTAATATTTGGAGCCGGTGGAGTAATTATCCCATTTATTGGAATAAAACTTATCGACATTTTAGTTTCTTTTATAATTTAA
- the kdpA gene encoding potassium-transporting ATPase subunit KdpA, giving the protein MNTEILGVILMYVLLVAMAIPLGRYIGKIFNYEKTGLDKIFNPLDNLFFKLSGIDPTVQLNWKQNLYALLTINFLWFLICMFVLTNMSWLPLNPDGNPSMGGDLAFNTTVSFVTNTNLQHYSGESGLSYLGQLILMLWQFISAGTGIAICAIVFMAMKERSTEKLGNFYSLFVKSCTRILFPIAFVVALILLFSGTPMTFEGKNNMVTLQGDSIQVSRGPVAGFVAIKQIGTNGGGFYGPNSTHPLENPNYLTNIVESISIILIPIAMIFAMGYVLKRKKLALTIFSVMTLGFLVLLTPSIINEMNGNPEIEKMGITQNFGSMEGKEIRFGSAASAYWAISTTCTSNGSVNAMHDSMTPLTGMFTLLGMMTNSFYGGVGVGFLNFYIFIILAVFISGLMVGRTPEFLGKKIEAKEMKIAMMIALLHPLLILTGTAMASYMYANDPELYAGWLSNPGYHGFSQMLYEFSSASANNGSGFEGLGDNTPFWNIACGIVMLLARYLPIIGPVAIAGILAKKKFIPESNGTLKTDTPTFGLMVFAVITILAALAFFPALTLGPIAEYFSIY; this is encoded by the coding sequence ATGAATACTGAAATTCTTGGCGTTATCCTCATGTATGTCTTGTTGGTTGCCATGGCCATTCCTCTGGGAAGATACATCGGTAAAATTTTCAATTATGAAAAAACCGGACTTGACAAAATTTTTAATCCACTCGACAATTTGTTTTTCAAACTGAGTGGTATTGATCCTACCGTCCAATTAAATTGGAAACAAAATTTATATGCACTATTAACCATAAACTTTTTATGGTTTCTTATCTGCATGTTTGTTCTTACAAATATGAGTTGGTTGCCTTTAAATCCGGATGGAAATCCATCTATGGGTGGTGATCTTGCATTTAATACTACTGTTAGTTTTGTAACAAACACAAATCTGCAACACTATTCAGGTGAATCAGGACTCTCCTACCTGGGGCAATTAATATTAATGTTATGGCAATTTATTAGTGCAGGTACAGGTATAGCTATTTGTGCTATTGTATTTATGGCAATGAAAGAACGATCCACAGAAAAACTTGGGAATTTTTATTCTTTATTTGTGAAAAGTTGCACCAGAATTTTATTCCCGATAGCATTTGTAGTTGCGTTGATCTTATTGTTTAGTGGAACACCTATGACCTTCGAAGGTAAAAATAATATGGTCACGTTGCAGGGAGATAGCATTCAGGTAAGTCGTGGTCCGGTTGCGGGATTTGTTGCAATAAAACAAATAGGAACAAATGGTGGCGGTTTTTATGGACCTAATTCCACGCACCCATTGGAGAATCCTAATTATCTTACCAATATAGTGGAATCCATATCTATTATTTTAATTCCTATAGCAATGATTTTTGCAATGGGATATGTTTTAAAAAGAAAAAAATTAGCATTGACAATATTCAGTGTTATGACACTTGGTTTTTTAGTGCTGCTAACTCCCAGTATTATCAATGAAATGAACGGAAATCCAGAAATAGAAAAAATGGGGATAACCCAAAACTTTGGAAGTATGGAGGGAAAAGAAATCCGGTTTGGTTCTGCTGCTTCCGCATATTGGGCAATTAGTACAACCTGCACCAGTAATGGCTCGGTGAATGCAATGCACGATAGTATGACTCCATTAACAGGAATGTTTACCTTATTGGGAATGATGACCAATTCTTTTTATGGAGGTGTTGGAGTAGGGTTTCTTAATTTTTATATATTCATTATACTGGCTGTATTTATCAGCGGTTTAATGGTGGGAAGAACACCTGAATTTTTAGGTAAAAAGATCGAGGCCAAAGAAATGAAAATAGCAATGATGATCGCATTGCTGCATCCATTATTAATTCTGACCGGAACAGCAATGGCAAGTTATATGTATGCAAATGACCCTGAATTATATGCAGGTTGGCTGAGTAATCCGGGTTACCATGGATTTAGTCAGATGTTGTATGAATTTTCCTCTGCAAGTGCAAATAATGGAAGTGGCTTTGAGGGATTGGGAGATAATACTCCGTTTTGGAATATTGCCTGCGGTATAGTAATGTTATTAGCACGTTATCTCCCAATAATTGGCCCGGTTGCAATTGCGGGAATTTTAGCTAAAAAGAAATTCATTCCTGAAAGTAATGGAACTTTAAAAACAGACACTCCAACATTTGGTTTAATGGTATTTGCAGTTATAACCATATTAGCAGCATTGGCTTTTTTCCCTGCGCTGACACTTGGACCAATTGCAGAATATTTCTCAATATATTAA
- the kdpF gene encoding K(+)-transporting ATPase subunit F produces MTALFILSIAVFGYMCYVLLKPEKF; encoded by the coding sequence ATGACAGCATTATTCATCTTATCCATTGCAGTTTTTGGCTATATGTGCTATGTACTGCTCAAACCCGAAAAATTTTAA
- a CDS encoding sigma-54-dependent Fis family transcriptional regulator, translated as MKTVLIIDDEEKLRSLLSRIINLEGYTIMEAGDCATGLKKLDKNNVDVVLCDVKLPDGSGVDLVKQIKDRYPTIEIILLTAYGNIPDGVQAIKNGAFDYITKGDDNNKIIPLIHRAIEKSELANRIKRLESQLEDKHSFDNIIGNSKAINLAVELAKKVASTDTTVLLTGETGTGKEVFARAIHQASNRSNQNFVAINCSAFSLHLLESEMFGHKAGAFTGAIRDKKGLFEEADKGTIFLDEIGDMALDLQAKLLRVIESGEFIKVGESSITKVNIRIIAATNRDLQKEIEKGNFREDLYYRISVFKVNLPPLRERIADIEDLALHFIGLFAAKTNKKIKTLSADCLEALKQHTWNGNIRELKNVIERSVILSNQDIITLETLPAEFQDNFTPKGNTKQLSAFDLASAEKLHIQKVLNYTNGNKTKTAELLHIALTTLYRKLEEYKIS; from the coding sequence TTGAAAACTGTATTAATTATTGACGATGAGGAAAAACTGAGATCTCTACTCAGTAGAATAATTAATCTCGAAGGTTATACTATAATGGAGGCCGGTGATTGCGCCACTGGGTTAAAAAAACTGGATAAAAACAATGTTGATGTAGTACTTTGTGATGTAAAGCTTCCTGATGGCAGTGGTGTAGACCTTGTAAAACAAATCAAGGATAGATATCCCACAATAGAAATTATTCTTCTAACAGCTTATGGAAACATTCCCGATGGTGTGCAAGCCATAAAAAATGGCGCCTTTGATTATATCACAAAGGGTGATGATAATAATAAGATAATTCCATTGATACATCGCGCAATTGAAAAATCGGAATTGGCAAACCGGATAAAACGATTGGAATCACAACTTGAGGATAAACATTCCTTTGACAATATCATCGGCAATTCAAAAGCAATAAACCTAGCTGTTGAACTTGCCAAAAAAGTTGCTTCCACCGATACCACAGTTTTATTAACCGGCGAAACCGGAACAGGTAAGGAAGTATTTGCACGAGCAATTCACCAAGCTAGCAATCGAAGTAATCAAAATTTTGTCGCAATTAATTGTTCGGCCTTTAGTCTTCATCTATTGGAAAGTGAAATGTTTGGACATAAAGCAGGTGCTTTTACCGGTGCGATACGCGATAAAAAAGGTTTGTTTGAAGAAGCCGATAAGGGTACCATCTTTTTAGATGAAATTGGTGATATGGCCTTGGATCTACAGGCAAAATTGTTGCGGGTTATTGAGTCGGGCGAATTTATTAAAGTAGGCGAAAGCAGCATTACAAAAGTTAATATCAGGATAATTGCCGCTACAAACAGAGACCTACAAAAAGAAATAGAAAAGGGTAATTTCAGAGAGGATCTTTATTACCGTATATCTGTATTTAAAGTGAACTTACCTCCTTTAAGAGAACGAATTGCTGACATAGAAGATCTGGCACTCCATTTTATTGGTTTATTTGCAGCTAAAACAAATAAAAAAATAAAAACACTCTCAGCAGATTGCCTTGAAGCATTAAAACAACATACCTGGAATGGCAATATCAGAGAATTAAAAAATGTGATCGAAAGAAGTGTAATTCTCTCTAATCAGGATATAATTACTCTCGAAACATTACCTGCAGAATTTCAGGATAATTTTACCCCAAAAGGAAATACGAAACAACTTTCGGCATTTGACCTGGCAAGTGCGGAAAAACTTCATATACAAAAGGTGTTGAACTACACTAATGGCAACAAGACAAAAACCGCCGAACTACTTCATATCGCATTAACTACCCTCTACCGCAAACTCGAGGAATATAAGATCAGTTGA
- a CDS encoding tetratricopeptide repeat protein, translating to MKQITLLILFAMLGNNIFTQNKTAADDLVMEGIELHDNGDYKGAIAKYDKALAIDKDNLFALTEKAYSLLSLGKNKESIENCEKAIKLYPDDEDLNVVYVTYGNAMDGLKNTEKAIEIYNQGLSKFPDFYQLYFNKGVSQSSLKLYDEALHSFEKAVICNPNHASSHNAIGRLKNYDGKRIPAMLAFCRFLAIEPQSTRAEENLAALDVIMNGNVEKTGKQSVTINISAGILGDTLANGDPSENSFSMVDMMLSMSAALDFDKKYKNETEVEKFIRKFDTFCSTLKEGEEKNYGFYWDYYVPYFTAMQEKGFIEAYSYIAFASTGESDVTKWLKSHTKEMEAFYAWSAEFKWKTE from the coding sequence ATGAAACAAATTACCCTATTGATATTGTTCGCCATGCTTGGCAACAATATCTTCACCCAAAACAAAACCGCTGCCGACGACCTTGTAATGGAAGGCATAGAACTTCACGATAACGGTGATTACAAAGGTGCAATTGCGAAATACGACAAAGCACTTGCGATCGATAAAGACAATTTATTTGCGCTTACCGAAAAGGCTTACAGTTTATTATCGTTAGGAAAAAATAAAGAATCGATAGAAAATTGTGAAAAAGCAATTAAACTTTATCCCGATGATGAAGATCTGAATGTGGTTTATGTTACTTATGGTAATGCAATGGATGGATTAAAAAACACGGAAAAAGCAATAGAAATATATAATCAGGGTTTATCAAAATTTCCTGATTTTTATCAATTATATTTTAATAAAGGTGTATCACAATCCTCATTAAAATTATATGATGAGGCGTTGCATTCTTTTGAAAAAGCAGTGATCTGCAACCCAAACCATGCGAGTTCGCACAATGCTATTGGAAGACTTAAAAATTATGACGGCAAAAGAATACCTGCTATGTTGGCATTTTGCAGATTTCTTGCAATTGAACCTCAAAGCACTAGAGCAGAAGAAAATTTGGCGGCGTTAGATGTTATTATGAATGGAAATGTCGAAAAAACCGGAAAACAATCTGTCACCATAAATATAAGTGCAGGAATACTTGGCGACACTTTAGCCAACGGCGATCCAAGTGAAAATAGTTTTTCTATGGTGGATATGATGTTAAGTATGAGTGCAGCACTTGACTTCGATAAAAAATACAAAAATGAAACAGAGGTTGAAAAATTCATTCGCAAATTCGACACCTTTTGTTCTACATTAAAAGAAGGTGAGGAAAAAAATTATGGATTTTATTGGGATTATTATGTTCCATATTTTACAGCTATGCAGGAGAAAGGTTTCATTGAAGCCTATAGTTATATCGCATTCGCTTCAACAGGAGAATCAGATGTAACAAAATGGTTGAAGTCGCATACCAAAGAAATGGAAGCATTTTATGCCTGGTCTGCAGAGTTTAAATGGAAAACAGAGTAA